TCTGCTTGCCCGCCCAGATGGCCTGGATGTTCCCGTCGTAGGCGAGCGATATCTCGGCGTGCGCCGCGAACCCGCAGTAGGAACAGTGGATGGCGGCGCGGTTGCGCAAGTAGCAGCCCTGCGTGATGGTCCCATCTGGCTCGGTGGTGCTGATGAGCCAGGGTTGGCAGCGCCAGGTGTTGCGCTTCAGGCGGCGCAGGGTCGCGTAGGAGTTCAACACTGGGAACCCCTCCCGCTTCAGCGCCATCAGTTGATCCAGCGCCCAGTCCCGCTGCTCGGTGGACAGCATCAGGTCGTCGGTCCCCTCAAAGGGGTAGTAGAACTGGATGGTGATTCCCTTGGTGATGCCGCTCAGGAACCGCACCAGGTCGGGAATCTCCTGCCAGTTGCGGGAGCCGATGGTGATGTTCGCCAGGATTTTCGGGTGGCGAGATGCGCGGATGTGGGCCACGGCGCGGTCAAAACTGTCGCCGCGCAGGGCGTTGTGGGTATCGCGCAGCCCGTCCATGCTCACCCACACGATGTCGGCGCTGGTGTCAATGGGCAGCGTGCCGTTGGTAACCACGCCCACGGTGAAGAAGCGGCGCTTGGCCTCGGCGACGAGATCTTCCAGGCGCTTGGAGCCGTCGCGCCACAGGAACGGCTCGCCGCCCTCCAAGATGAGCAGCCGCACGCCGTCGGCCCGCAGTCGGTCCATGGCGGCGATGGCCACGTCGTAGGGGACGTCGGGTCGGGGTTGTCGCCAGAATGGGCAGGCGGCGCATTTCAGGTTGCAGCGATAGGTGAGTTTGAACCCGTTGAGGAGCGGCCGCTTGATGCCGAACAGGCGGGCGCGCGCCATGTGCGCGGCGAAATACAGGTACTGTGAGCCGATCATCCGCCCCCTCGCGCCAGGTCGGCCAGGGTAGTGCGTTCCAGCGCGTCCACGACCAGCGCGTTCACCTGCTCCCATACGGTTCGCGCCGCGCATTGTTCCAGGCGCGCGCAGGCGACGTCGGCGTCGGCGCAGCGCAGGCTGACCACGTCGCCTTCCAGCGCGCGGATCACGTCGGCGACGGAGACCTGGTGCGGCGGGCGCGACAGGGCATAGCCGCCATGGGCGCCGCGCGTGCTGAGGAGCAGCCCCGACTCGCGCAGCGACGGGATGATCTGCTCCAGATAGGGCACGGGCAGGCCCTCGGCAGTGGCCACCTCGGCCACCGACACAGGCCCCTCGCCGTAGCGCCTGGCCCACTCGGTCATGGCGCGCAAGCCGTAGTACTCTCTTGCCGAAAACTGCATGGGTTCCTCCACCCCCTGGCGGGTCTGGCCTATTGTATGCGCGCGCGGCGGGGCTGTCAACGCGGGCGGGCCGATGGGGCTCTTGACCTCACCCTTCTCCACCCTGGCCCTCCCCTTCCCTCCCCGCGCGCGGTTCAGGGGCGGACAGCGAGCGTAGGGCGGGTTTCCATACCCGCCCTACGCCTGGGGCGGCTGTGGGAAGCCGCGCTACGTGCTTCCTGGGCGGGGGGTGGCGCGCTCGCGCCGCGGGGCCGCGCACATGACAACCCGATTTGACAGGTGCTCGCTGCCCGACGTATTGTAGCCCAGACCTTGCGGCGAGAGGATGATCGTGATGGTTCGCAGAACACTGTTCCTGGCGCTATCTCTGGCGGTCCTAGTCATCGGCTCGGCTTGCCGGCCCGCGCCCACCGTTGCGCCCGGCGGGGACGGGTTGCCGCCGCTGGCGCCGGTGGCGCTTGGCGCGGGGGAGAAACTCCGCGTTGTGGCGACCACGAGCATCGTCGCCGACGTGGTTGCCAACATTGGCGGCGACCGCATCGCGCTGACGGTGCTCGTGCCGCTCGGCGCAGATCCGCATTCCTTCCAGCCCACGCCGCAGGACATGACGGCTTTGGAGAAAGCCCACGTCGTGTACGCCAGCGGCGCGGGCCTGGAAACGTTCTTGGAGCCGCTCATAGCGAACGCCCAGGTGGGCAACCGCCTGGTCGCGGTCTCCACTGGCGTCGCGCTGTTGGAGGCCGCCGAGGCCCACGAGGACGAGTCGGCCGAAGAGGAGGCTCATCACCACGAGGGCAGCGACCCGCACACCTGGTTTGACCCCAACAATGTCATCGTGTGGGTGGGCAACATTCGGGACACGTTGAGCGCCCTGGACCCGTCGGGGGCGGCAGCGTACCGCGCCAACGCCCAGGCGTACACCGCGCAACTGCGGGAACTGGACGCCTGGATTCGGCAGCAGGTGGCGCAGATTCCCGAGGCCAATCGCAAACTGGTTACCGATCACACGGCCTTCACCTACTTCGCGGCGCGGTACGGGTTTGAGCAGGTGGGCGCGGTCATCCCCGGCTACAGCACGCTGGCCTCGCCCTCGGCTCGGGATCTGGCGGCGCTGGAAGATGCCATCCGCGCCCAGGGGGTCCGCGCCGTATTCACCGGCAAGACGGTCAACCCAGCCCTAGCCGAGCGCGTGGCCCAGGACACCGGCGTCCGCCTCGTCTTCCTATATATCGGCTCCTTGGGCGAAGCGGGCAGCCCCGCTTCCACGTATTTGGGCATGATGCGGTATAATGTGTCGGCGATTGTGGAGGCGCTTCGCTAGCCCAATGCGCCGGTGAGTGGATGTCGGACGACGAGATTCTGGGCAAAGGCTATAACGCGGCGATTGTGCGGAGGCTTCTGGCCTTCCTGAAACCGTATGTGCCGCAGATGGTGGGGGCGGGCGCGCTGATGCTGGTGGTGTCGGCGTGCTCGCTGGCCGGGCCGTACCTTGTGCGCCTGGCCATTGACCGGGGCATCGTGGCGCGGGACATGCAGGCGCTGGCCGTGTTGGCGGCCGCTTTCTCCGCAAGCCGCCTGGTGATGTGGGGCAGCCGCTACGCGCAGATTCAAGTCATCTACCGCGTCGGTCAGCGCGTCATCGTGCACATCCGAACGCTGCTCTTCGCGCACCTGCAACGCCTTTCGCTCCGCTTCTTCTCACACCACGCGGTTGGGCGGCTCATCTCCCGCCTCACGTCCGACGTGCACGTGCTGCAAGACCTGATCACGTGGAGCGTCCTGGGCACGGTCAACGACGTGTTTGTCCTGGTCGGGATCGTGGCGGTCATGTTCGGCATGAGCGCCCGCCTGTCCCTGCTGGCGTTTGTCGTCATACCGGTGTTGGGCGCGCTGACGGCGGTCTGGCAGAAGGAGGCGCGACAGCGATACCGGCGGGTGCGCAAGGCCATCGCCGCCGTCAACGCCAACCTGCAGGAGAACATCAGCGGCGTGCGGGTGGTGCAGGCGTTTTCGCGGGAAGAGCGAAACCTGCGCGCCTTCGCCGACGGGATCAACCGCGAGAACCTGGAGGCGAATCTGCACGCCAGTCGGCTGTCGGCGCTGTTTTTCCCGACGGTGGATCTGGTGAGCGTGGCGGCCACGGCCGTCGTCATCTGGTTTGGCGGGCAGATGGTCATCGGCGGGACTCTGACGGCGGGCGAACTCGTGGCCTTCGTGCTGTACATTGACCGCTTCTTTGACCCCATCCGAGATCTCAGCGAGCGCTATAACACCCTCCAGGCGACGATGGCCGCCGGCGAGCGCATCTTTGAACTGCTGGACACGCCGCCCGACATCGTGGACCCGCCCGACGCGGTGGAGATGCCGCCCATGCGCGGTGAGGTGGAGTTTGACCACGTGTCGTTCAGTTACGATGACAAGACCGTGGTGCTGGAAGACGTTTCGCTCCACATCCGCCCGGGCGAGACGGTGGCCTTTGTGGGGGCGACGGGCGCGGGCAAGACCTCGCTCATCAAACTCATCGGCCGCTTCTACGACGTGGACGCGGGGGCAATCCGCGTGGACGGGCTGGACGTGCGCCGCTGGCGGCTGGCATCCCTGCGCGGGCAGATGAGCATCGTCCTGCAGGAGCCGTTTCTGTTCACGGGAACCATCCGCGAGAACATCCGCTACGGGCGGCTGGACGCGACCGACG
This genomic window from Chloroflexota bacterium contains:
- a CDS encoding zinc ABC transporter substrate-binding protein, whose protein sequence is MVRRTLFLALSLAVLVIGSACRPAPTVAPGGDGLPPLAPVALGAGEKLRVVATTSIVADVVANIGGDRIALTVLVPLGADPHSFQPTPQDMTALEKAHVVYASGAGLETFLEPLIANAQVGNRLVAVSTGVALLEAAEAHEDESAEEEAHHHEGSDPHTWFDPNNVIVWVGNIRDTLSALDPSGAAAYRANAQAYTAQLRELDAWIRQQVAQIPEANRKLVTDHTAFTYFAARYGFEQVGAVIPGYSTLASPSARDLAALEDAIRAQGVRAVFTGKTVNPALAERVAQDTGVRLVFLYIGSLGEAGSPASTYLGMMRYNVSAIVEALR
- a CDS encoding radical SAM protein, translated to MIGSQYLYFAAHMARARLFGIKRPLLNGFKLTYRCNLKCAACPFWRQPRPDVPYDVAIAAMDRLRADGVRLLILEGGEPFLWRDGSKRLEDLVAEAKRRFFTVGVVTNGTLPIDTSADIVWVSMDGLRDTHNALRGDSFDRAVAHIRASRHPKILANITIGSRNWQEIPDLVRFLSGITKGITIQFYYPFEGTDDLMLSTEQRDWALDQLMALKREGFPVLNSYATLRRLKRNTWRCQPWLISTTEPDGTITQGCYLRNRAAIHCSYCGFAAHAEISLAYDGNIQAIWAGKQIFGFR
- a CDS encoding Rrf2 family transcriptional regulator; the encoded protein is MQFSAREYYGLRAMTEWARRYGEGPVSVAEVATAEGLPVPYLEQIIPSLRESGLLLSTRGAHGGYALSRPPHQVSVADVIRALEGDVVSLRCADADVACARLEQCAARTVWEQVNALVVDALERTTLADLARGGG
- a CDS encoding ABC transporter ATP-binding protein; protein product: MSDDEILGKGYNAAIVRRLLAFLKPYVPQMVGAGALMLVVSACSLAGPYLVRLAIDRGIVARDMQALAVLAAAFSASRLVMWGSRYAQIQVIYRVGQRVIVHIRTLLFAHLQRLSLRFFSHHAVGRLISRLTSDVHVLQDLITWSVLGTVNDVFVLVGIVAVMFGMSARLSLLAFVVIPVLGALTAVWQKEARQRYRRVRKAIAAVNANLQENISGVRVVQAFSREERNLRAFADGINRENLEANLHASRLSALFFPTVDLVSVAATAVVIWFGGQMVIGGTLTAGELVAFVLYIDRFFDPIRDLSERYNTLQATMAAGERIFELLDTPPDIVDPPDAVEMPPMRGEVEFDHVSFSYDDKTVVLEDVSLHIRPGETVAFVGATGAGKTSLIKLIGRFYDVDAGAIRVDGLDVRRWRLASLRGQMSIVLQEPFLFTGTIRENIRYGRLDATDAEVEAAAKVVGAGDFIARLPNGFDTWVEEGGANLSVGQRQLISFARALLADPKILILDEATSSVDTPTERTIQEAMQVLRKGRTTLIVAHRLSTVVHADRIVVLEAGRVVEEGTHRELLARGGVYHRLYQIGFGVSPAGGDGELVHE